A window of Campylobacter cuniculorum DSM 23162 = LMG 24588 contains these coding sequences:
- a CDS encoding chemotaxis response regulator CheY: MKLLVVDDSSTMRRIIKNTLTRLGHNDVLEAEHGVEAWDLLTQNDDVKVLITDWNMPEMNGLELVKKVRAEKKYEDMPIIMVTTEGGKAEVITALKAGVNNYIVKPFTPQVLKEKLEDVLGVGSDTALE; this comes from the coding sequence GTGAAATTATTAGTCGTTGACGATAGTTCTACTATGAGAAGAATCATCAAAAACACTTTAACAAGACTCGGGCATAATGATGTTCTTGAAGCTGAACACGGGGTTGAAGCTTGGGATTTACTTACGCAAAATGATGATGTGAAAGTTTTAATTACAGATTGGAATATGCCTGAAATGAATGGCTTAGAACTTGTAAAAAAAGTAAGAGCCGAGAAGAAATATGAAGACATGCCTATTATCATGGTTACAACTGAAGGCGGAAAAGCTGAAGTTATCACAGCTTTAAAAGCAGGAGTGAATAACTATATCGTTAAACCTTTTACACCACAAGTTTTAAAAGAAAAACTTGAAGATGTTTTGGGTGTAGGAAGTGATACGGCACTTGAATAA
- a CDS encoding 50S ribosomal protein L11 methyltransferase: MEKFYYELFFEVEKQYKDLFFDFVFDLGVEAIEEKDGGAYIRSSENLEEISWALELLAQKLSNSKIILKKTLAKKENQDWVENYKKSIQPILIDGIYIHTTWQEPQQNHLNIQIDPALAFGSGHHESTYSCIKLLQKFASKGAKVLDLGCGSGILAIILAKMGCKVDACDTDELAVNSTLANAQLNQVKLQNIWQGSLEKTQSKYELIVANIIADVILILEKEIKKHLKENAILILAGILDKYEARIKNKFQNLELIDDFKFNEWISLVYQKKEK, encoded by the coding sequence ATGGAAAAATTTTATTATGAATTGTTTTTTGAAGTAGAAAAACAATATAAAGACTTGTTTTTTGATTTCGTTTTTGATTTAGGAGTTGAAGCCATAGAGGAAAAAGACGGAGGTGCTTATATACGCTCAAGTGAGAATTTAGAAGAAATATCTTGGGCGTTGGAGCTTTTAGCACAAAAGCTATCAAATTCAAAGATTATTCTTAAAAAGACTCTTGCAAAAAAAGAGAATCAAGACTGGGTAGAAAACTATAAAAAAAGCATTCAACCTATTCTTATTGATGGAATTTATATCCACACGACTTGGCAAGAACCTCAACAAAATCATCTTAATATTCAAATCGATCCGGCTTTAGCCTTTGGTTCAGGACACCATGAAAGCACTTATTCTTGTATTAAACTTTTGCAAAAATTTGCTTCAAAAGGTGCTAAGGTTTTGGATTTAGGATGCGGGAGTGGAATTTTAGCCATCATTTTAGCTAAAATGGGTTGTAAAGTTGATGCCTGTGATACCGATGAATTAGCGGTTAATAGCACTTTAGCTAATGCTCAACTCAATCAAGTGAAATTGCAAAACATTTGGCAGGGTTCTTTAGAAAAAACTCAAAGTAAATATGAATTAATTGTTGCAAACATTATTGCAGATGTCATTTTAATTTTAGAAAAAGAAATTAAAAAGCATTTAAAAGAAAATGCTATACTTATCTTAGCTGGAATTTTGGATAAATATGAGGCAAGAATTAAAAATAAATTTCAAAATTTGGAACTTATTGATGATTTTAAATTCAATGAATGGATAAGTTTAGTTTATCAAAAAAAGGAAAAATGA
- the ftsH gene encoding ATP-dependent zinc metalloprotease FtsH — MNNNKQNNQNNSKQNPQNFFNKNPIFIFAIFAIVMVVVFKFFDTGSSFSGGLSGNEASKNVAYSELKKLIESGQINQVSIGQTTIKAVSSSHNTIYTAKKVNDPDLVNLLDQKNIAYGAYSETNWFTDVLFSWVVPIFIFFGIWMFLASRMQKNMGSSILGIGSSKKLVNSEKPKVKFNDVAGVEEAKEEVKEIVDFLKYPERYIKLGAKIPKGLLLVGPPGTGKTLLAKAVAGEADVPFFSVSGSSFIEMFVGVGASRVRDLFENAKKEAPAIVFIDEIDAIGKSRAASGMMGGNDEREQTLNQLLAEMDGFGSESSPVIVLAATNRPEVLDAALLRPGRFDRQVLVDKPDFKGRCEILKVHMKDVKISPKVKVEDIARLTAGLAGADLANIINEAALLAGRDSKRYVEQNDLVEAVERAIAGLEKKSRRINDKEKKIVTYHECGHALIAETTKGAKRVSKVSVIPRGLAALGYTLNTPEENKFLMQKHELIAEVDVLLGGRAAEDVFIGEISTGASNDLERATDIIKAMISMYGMSEIAGLMVLEKQRNTFLTGGQTIKDYSEKMAESLDDYVKETLDKRYTEVKETLKTYKGAIETMVLALYEEETIEGVKVREIIKEFEENNNLPTRLQEIKESEKEKSKEEL; from the coding sequence ATGAATAATAACAAGCAAAATAATCAAAATAATTCTAAACAAAACCCACAAAATTTTTTCAACAAAAATCCTATTTTTATTTTCGCGATTTTTGCTATTGTGATGGTTGTTGTTTTTAAATTTTTTGATACCGGTAGTTCTTTTAGCGGAGGTTTAAGTGGCAATGAAGCGAGTAAAAATGTTGCATATTCCGAGCTTAAAAAACTTATAGAAAGCGGACAGATTAATCAAGTTAGCATAGGACAAACCACAATCAAAGCGGTTTCTTCTTCTCATAATACCATTTATACGGCTAAAAAGGTCAATGATCCTGATTTGGTGAATTTACTCGATCAAAAAAATATAGCTTATGGTGCGTATTCTGAAACAAATTGGTTTACAGATGTGCTTTTTTCTTGGGTTGTGCCTATCTTTATTTTCTTTGGAATTTGGATGTTTTTAGCCTCTCGTATGCAAAAAAATATGGGCAGTTCTATACTTGGCATAGGAAGCTCTAAAAAACTTGTAAATTCCGAAAAACCAAAGGTAAAATTTAACGATGTTGCAGGCGTTGAAGAGGCTAAAGAAGAGGTGAAGGAGATTGTTGATTTTCTTAAATATCCTGAAAGATATATTAAACTTGGGGCTAAAATTCCTAAAGGACTTTTACTTGTAGGACCTCCGGGTACGGGGAAAACTTTACTCGCTAAAGCTGTTGCAGGAGAAGCGGATGTGCCATTTTTTAGCGTTTCGGGTTCTAGTTTTATTGAGATGTTCGTAGGAGTGGGTGCAAGTCGTGTTAGGGATTTGTTTGAAAATGCAAAAAAAGAAGCTCCTGCCATTGTGTTCATCGATGAAATTGATGCCATAGGCAAAAGTCGTGCAGCAAGTGGTATGATGGGTGGAAATGATGAGAGAGAACAAACTTTAAACCAGCTCTTAGCTGAAATGGACGGCTTTGGGAGTGAAAGTTCTCCTGTGATTGTTTTAGCAGCTACAAATCGCCCTGAAGTTTTAGATGCTGCCCTTTTAAGACCGGGAAGATTTGACAGACAAGTTTTGGTGGATAAACCCGATTTTAAGGGCAGGTGTGAAATTTTAAAAGTTCATATGAAGGATGTGAAAATTTCTCCAAAGGTTAAGGTTGAGGATATAGCAAGACTTACAGCAGGTTTAGCGGGTGCTGATTTGGCAAATATCATTAATGAAGCAGCCCTTTTAGCAGGCAGAGATTCTAAAAGATATGTCGAGCAAAATGATTTGGTTGAAGCTGTTGAGAGAGCCATTGCAGGACTTGAAAAAAAATCGCGTCGCATTAATGATAAAGAGAAAAAAATCGTGACTTATCACGAATGCGGACATGCTTTGATTGCTGAAACAACTAAAGGGGCTAAAAGAGTGAGTAAGGTTTCTGTCATACCTAGAGGTTTAGCTGCTTTAGGTTATACCCTTAACACTCCTGAGGAAAATAAATTTTTAATGCAAAAACACGAGCTTATTGCGGAGGTTGATGTACTCTTAGGGGGAAGAGCCGCTGAAGATGTATTTATCGGCGAAATTTCAACAGGAGCAAGTAATGATCTTGAAAGGGCTACAGATATTATTAAAGCCATGATTTCTATGTATGGTATGAGTGAAATTGCTGGGCTTATGGTGCTTGAAAAGCAAAGAAACACTTTTTTAACCGGTGGGCAAACCATTAAAGATTATTCTGAAAAAATGGCAGAATCTTTAGATGATTATGTTAAAGAAACTTTAGATAAAAGATATACAGAGGTTAAAGAAACCTTAAAAACATATAAAGGAGCCATTGAAACTATGGTTTTGGCTCTGTATGAGGAGGAAACCATCGAGGGAGTGAAGGTTAGAGAAATCATTAAGGAATTTGAAGAAAATAATAATCTCCCAACGCGTTTGCAGGAAATTAAAGAAAGTGAAAAAGAAAAGAGTAAAGAAGAATTATAA
- a CDS encoding phosphatidylserine decarboxylase, translating into MKKIVAKEGYLSIAFIFILWILVWIFWSFSFILFLLLLIFLFIFRNPNRELVCNDKSAILSPIDGKITKIENCKHKDLGECIELSIKNAFYDCGVLNSPMQMQIEEIRPKHGLFLCNELESSKKMNERIFILALAQGQRIGLRIYAGSLDRKLKLNDISYDVNCGDKIGFLINGSIHLLLPKQSRIHVGLGDYIQSGSLLGYLGKI; encoded by the coding sequence ATGAAAAAAATTGTCGCTAAAGAAGGATATTTAAGCATAGCTTTTATTTTTATTTTATGGATTTTAGTGTGGATATTTTGGAGCTTTTCTTTTATATTGTTTCTTTTGCTTTTGATTTTTTTATTTATTTTTCGCAACCCAAATCGTGAGCTTGTTTGCAATGATAAATCAGCTATTTTATCCCCAATTGACGGAAAAATTACAAAGATTGAAAATTGCAAACATAAGGATTTGGGCGAGTGCATAGAGCTTAGCATTAAAAACGCATTCTATGATTGTGGAGTTTTAAATTCTCCTATGCAAATGCAAATTGAGGAAATTAGACCCAAACATGGACTTTTTTTATGCAATGAATTAGAATCTTCAAAAAAAATGAATGAAAGAATTTTCATTTTAGCCCTTGCACAAGGACAAAGAATTGGCTTGAGAATTTATGCAGGTTCTTTAGATAGAAAATTAAAACTTAATGATATTTCTTATGATGTAAATTGTGGAGATAAAATCGGCTTTTTAATCAATGGTTCAATCCATTTATTATTACCAAAACAATCGCGAATCCATGTAGGTTTGGGCGATTATATTCAATCAGGAAGTTTGTTGGGTTATTTAGGAAAGATATGA
- the pssA gene encoding CDP-diacylglycerol--serine O-phosphatidyltransferase, with translation MNNKLQFIYVLPNLFTAASAFLGVISIISSLHGNYRGALIYIILSLICDGLDGRVARLTKTTSKFGVEFDSLADLVAFGVAPAVLFYMGIGVNFGRLGSLITAFFVVFGAIRLARFNVTAQTNESSVFIGLPIPTAALVSAIWTYAYLSYNVFKFYDLAFLILHGILGLLMVSNIRYPSFKKIDLSRPNVLKVLVILIVVFSFLYLYPLESLLILVSSYVLYGILRAIYMFFILRFKRIKN, from the coding sequence ATGAATAACAAACTTCAGTTCATCTATGTTTTACCGAATCTTTTTACCGCAGCTTCAGCTTTTTTAGGAGTGATTTCTATCATCTCCTCTTTGCATGGGAATTATCGAGGTGCCTTAATTTATATCATTTTATCTTTAATTTGCGACGGCTTAGACGGACGCGTTGCAAGACTTACAAAAACCACTTCTAAATTTGGAGTGGAATTTGATTCTTTGGCGGATTTAGTGGCTTTTGGAGTTGCTCCTGCTGTACTTTTTTATATGGGTATAGGTGTGAATTTTGGCAGATTAGGTTCTTTGATTACGGCTTTTTTTGTTGTTTTTGGTGCCATTCGTTTGGCAAGATTTAATGTAACTGCACAAACAAATGAATCTTCTGTTTTTATAGGGCTTCCTATTCCTACTGCAGCTCTTGTAAGTGCGATTTGGACTTACGCGTATTTAAGTTATAATGTTTTTAAATTTTATGATCTTGCTTTTTTGATTTTACATGGAATTTTAGGTCTTTTAATGGTAAGCAATATTCGTTATCCAAGTTTTAAAAAGATTGATTTAAGCCGTCCAAATGTTTTAAAAGTTTTAGTGATTTTAATCGTAGTTTTTTCTTTTTTGTATCTTTATCCTCTAGAAAGTCTTTTAATTTTGGTAAGTTCATATGTGCTTTATGGAATTTTAAGAGCTATTTATATGTTTTTTATATTGAGATTTAAAAGGATTAAAAATTAA
- the thiH gene encoding 2-iminoacetate synthase ThiH produces MQYFAHMQEIKSDILTKVLTQTKDYNENEFNKDDVLDALNSEYLSVENLKALLSSVAEDLIEELVFKAAKIKQRYFGNNISLFTPLYLSNFCNSKCVYCGFQKGNKIVRAKLNENEIRQEMQAISKTGLQEILMLTGEGREFASVEYIARACEIAKEYFKVIGVEVYAMNVDEYKLLHEKGCDFVTIFQETYNPLKYSKIHLAGEKSVFEYRFNAQERALKAGMRGVAFGALLGIDDFRKDALATALHAYFLQQLYPNAEFSVSIPRLRPILNNAKIHPKDVNERRLLQVLCAYRLFLPFAHITISSRERKGFRDEVIKLGASKMSAGVSVGIGEHMGEKKGDEQFEISDNRSVKEILTMLENSKLQAVMSDYVG; encoded by the coding sequence ATGCAATACTTTGCTCATATGCAAGAAATTAAAAGTGATATTTTAACTAAGGTTTTAACACAAACTAAAGATTATAATGAAAATGAATTTAACAAAGATGATGTTTTAGATGCTTTAAATAGCGAATATTTGAGCGTAGAAAATTTGAAGGCTTTGCTTTCAAGTGTGGCTGAAGATTTAATCGAGGAACTTGTCTTTAAAGCTGCTAAAATAAAACAAAGATATTTTGGCAATAATATTTCTTTATTCACACCTCTTTATCTTTCAAATTTTTGCAATAGCAAATGCGTGTATTGTGGTTTCCAAAAGGGGAATAAAATTGTAAGGGCTAAACTCAATGAAAATGAAATAAGACAAGAAATGCAAGCGATTTCAAAAACAGGTTTGCAAGAAATTTTAATGCTAACGGGCGAAGGCAGAGAATTTGCAAGTGTTGAGTATATCGCAAGGGCTTGTGAGATTGCAAAAGAATATTTTAAGGTTATAGGGGTTGAAGTCTATGCGATGAATGTCGATGAATATAAACTTTTGCACGAAAAAGGTTGCGATTTTGTTACGATTTTTCAAGAAACTTACAATCCTTTAAAATATTCTAAAATTCATTTAGCGGGTGAAAAAAGCGTGTTTGAATATCGATTCAATGCTCAAGAAAGAGCTTTAAAAGCTGGAATGAGGGGCGTGGCTTTTGGGGCTCTTTTAGGGATTGATGATTTTAGAAAAGATGCTTTAGCAACAGCTTTGCACGCATATTTTTTACAACAGCTTTATCCTAATGCTGAATTTTCTGTATCCATACCACGTTTGCGTCCCATTCTTAATAACGCAAAAATTCATCCCAAAGATGTCAATGAAAGGCGTCTTTTGCAAGTGCTTTGTGCCTATCGTTTGTTTTTACCCTTTGCACACATAACAATTTCAAGTCGCGAAAGAAAGGGCTTTAGAGATGAAGTGATTAAACTTGGAGCGAGTAAAATGAGTGCGGGAGTGAGTGTTGGTATAGGAGAACATATGGGAGAAAAAAAAGGCGATGAACAATTTGAAATCTCTGATAATAGAAGCGTCAAGGAAATTCTAACAATGCTCGAAAATTCAAAGCTTCAAGCTGTAATGAGTGATTATGTGGGATAA
- a CDS encoding thiamine phosphate synthase, whose amino-acid sequence MWDKKIVAISDRKCVEGDFLKHIEQLTKANIDALVLREKDLSEFEYYDLAKEVLKICAKSKIPCFLHFFDRECLKLGHRYFHAPLCLLRKEPKLRKYFHILGSSVHSKEELLEAMNYKVNYAFVGHIFQSSSKMNLMPKGLNFLKQMLEFSKIPLYAIGGINAENIAEFKDLDVAGVCMREILMREKKLKDYVSKCRKNLKN is encoded by the coding sequence ATGTGGGATAAAAAAATCGTTGCCATAAGCGATAGAAAATGTGTTGAGGGTGATTTTTTAAAGCATATTGAGCAACTTACAAAGGCAAATATCGATGCTTTGGTGCTTAGAGAGAAAGATTTGAGTGAATTTGAATATTATGATTTAGCTAAAGAGGTCTTAAAAATTTGTGCAAAATCAAAAATTCCGTGTTTTTTGCATTTTTTTGATAGAGAATGTTTAAAATTAGGACATCGTTACTTTCATGCTCCGCTTTGTTTATTGAGAAAAGAACCAAAACTTAGAAAATATTTTCATATTCTAGGAAGTTCTGTGCATTCTAAAGAAGAATTGCTTGAAGCTATGAATTATAAGGTTAATTACGCCTTTGTTGGACATATTTTTCAAAGCTCTTCTAAGATGAATTTAATGCCTAAAGGTTTGAATTTTTTAAAGCAAATGCTTGAATTTAGCAAAATTCCACTCTATGCCATAGGAGGAATCAATGCTGAAAATATCGCTGAATTTAAGGATTTAGATGTGGCTGGAGTGTGCATGAGAGAAATTTTAATGCGTGAGAAAAAACTTAAGGATTATGTAAGCAAATGCAGAAAAAACCTAAAAAATTGA
- a CDS encoding aminopeptidase P family protein: MNIYQERIAQLRKLMLENKIDIYMILTSDPHLSEYLSDFYQTRAFVSGFTGSAGTLIITQNLAFLFTDGRYYLQAKKELLGSMIVLQKQDTNHSLCQWLEQNCDEKTILATDFSVLPFGLKQELDKNCKAQILHKDLVSVIWEERPHLPKAKIYEHEAKFCSYTRKQKIKFVRQKMATFKADIHLISSLDDIAWITNLRGKDVDYNPVFLSHLLIFEDKILFFVDENKIALKLQEKLKKDGIFIEKPEKLANELKKLQNTSLLIQTSKTTALTMSYLNSSVKIIDKINPSTLLKACKNSKEIHHIKEAMIEDGLALCRFFAWFEESLENKQSINEAELDIKITEFRAQSPFYISNSFATIAGFNQNGAFVHYRADEKKCAQIKGNGLLLIDSGAQYKNGTTDITRVVPIGVINERQKRDYTLVLKAHIQLACAIFPQNISMSLLDSLARKILWSECLDYAHGTGHGVGYFLNVHEAPQSISYFNPLNPNNKAKEGMLTSIEPGIYRKKLWGIRLENLALNVKFTNPKEKEFGTFLRFEILTLCPFEPKCIDTTLLNCEEKAWLNAYHQKVYEKLAPKLKGKALKWLKLRTKAL, encoded by the coding sequence ATGAATATTTATCAAGAAAGAATTGCACAATTACGCAAACTTATGCTTGAAAATAAAATCGATATTTATATGATTTTAACTTCAGATCCTCATTTATCGGAATATTTAAGCGATTTTTATCAAACCCGAGCCTTTGTAAGTGGTTTTACCGGCTCGGCTGGAACCTTGATTATAACTCAAAATTTGGCGTTTTTATTCACTGATGGTCGGTATTATCTTCAAGCTAAAAAAGAACTTTTAGGAAGTATGATTGTATTGCAAAAACAAGATACAAATCATAGCCTTTGTCAATGGCTTGAGCAAAATTGCGATGAAAAGACGATTTTGGCGACAGATTTTTCAGTTTTGCCTTTTGGATTAAAACAAGAATTAGATAAAAATTGCAAGGCTCAAATTTTACACAAAGACTTAGTTTCTGTAATTTGGGAAGAAAGACCACATTTACCAAAGGCTAAAATTTACGAACATGAAGCAAAATTTTGTTCTTATACAAGAAAACAAAAAATCAAATTCGTACGTCAAAAAATGGCCACATTTAAAGCAGACATTCATCTCATTTCAAGCCTTGATGATATTGCTTGGATTACAAATTTAAGGGGCAAAGATGTGGATTATAATCCCGTATTTTTAAGCCATTTGCTCATCTTTGAGGATAAAATTTTATTCTTCGTTGATGAAAATAAAATTGCTTTAAAACTTCAAGAAAAACTTAAAAAAGATGGAATTTTCATTGAGAAGCCTGAAAAACTCGCAAATGAGCTTAAAAAACTTCAAAATACAAGCCTATTGATTCAAACTTCAAAGACTACAGCTTTAACGATGAGTTATTTAAATTCAAGCGTTAAAATCATTGATAAAATCAATCCTAGCACTCTTTTAAAAGCGTGTAAAAATTCTAAAGAAATTCATCACATCAAAGAAGCAATGATAGAGGATGGACTTGCTTTGTGTCGTTTTTTTGCTTGGTTTGAAGAAAGCTTAGAAAACAAACAATCAATCAATGAAGCAGAGCTTGATATAAAAATCACAGAATTTAGGGCTCAAAGCCCCTTTTATATCAGCAATAGTTTCGCAACCATCGCGGGATTTAATCAAAATGGAGCCTTCGTGCATTACAGAGCCGATGAAAAAAAATGTGCTCAAATCAAAGGCAATGGTCTTTTACTCATAGACTCAGGAGCTCAATACAAAAACGGAACAACCGATATCACGCGTGTCGTGCCTATAGGTGTGATAAATGAGAGACAAAAAAGGGATTATACTCTTGTTTTAAAGGCTCACATCCAACTTGCTTGTGCTATTTTTCCGCAAAATATCTCTATGTCTTTGCTTGATAGTCTTGCGAGAAAAATTTTGTGGAGTGAATGCTTGGATTATGCACATGGCACAGGGCATGGAGTGGGGTATTTTTTAAATGTCCATGAAGCCCCTCAAAGCATATCTTATTTTAACCCTTTAAATCCTAACAATAAGGCAAAAGAAGGAATGCTTACTTCTATAGAACCCGGAATTTATAGAAAAAAACTTTGGGGAATTAGGCTTGAAAATCTTGCTTTAAATGTGAAATTCACAAATCCTAAGGAAAAGGAATTTGGCACATTTTTACGCTTTGAAATTCTTACTCTTTGTCCTTTTGAACCAAAATGCATTGATACAACTTTACTCAATTGTGAAGAAAAAGCTTGGTTGAATGCCTATCATCAAAAAGTCTATGAAAAACTTGCTCCAAAACTTAAGGGTAAAGCTTTAAAATGGCTTAAATTAAGAACCAAGGCTTTGTAA
- a CDS encoding peptide MFS transporter: MLDTKNLDKAFLGHPKPLFSLSMLEVWERFSFYGIRPLLVLFMAAAINAGGLGIERENAAAIVGIFGGCLYLVTLPGGWFADNYLGQKNAILLGSIIIALGHLSIALSYFVSFMFFVGLILIVIGTGLFKPCASVIVGMLYKQDDVRRDSGFTIFYMGVNIGAFFAPLICGFLQVSYGWHFGFGAGGLGMLLAVLIFYFKTIADLKEYDDKIGLEQSWDKPQTKNKNIKFIFFSSLAFIIILILLAYILSKCGGAFDLNPVSLSKKMFFVILAFTGIYFLYLFFFSSLTPLEKKNLIVFMILFFAAAFFWSTFEQQPTSFNLFALDFTDRKIFDYEIPAVWFQSLNPLFIIIFAPLVALIWIFLAKHNLEISSITKFALGVLGAGISFMIMMFAAKNALANNEHSVSMLWIISSMWFLTMGELCLSPVGLSIMTKIAPNLIKNQVMGLWFVATALGNVIAGLMGGHVDIKQINSLPNLFEQCMWSLFILSIILFLIKKPIHKMLKKG; this comes from the coding sequence ATTTTGGATACGAAAAATTTAGACAAAGCCTTTTTAGGACACCCAAAACCTTTATTCAGTTTGTCTATGCTTGAAGTTTGGGAAAGATTTTCTTTTTATGGGATTCGTCCCTTACTTGTGCTTTTTATGGCAGCAGCCATCAATGCTGGAGGACTCGGGATTGAAAGAGAAAATGCCGCAGCAATTGTAGGAATTTTTGGAGGTTGTTTGTATCTTGTAACCTTGCCCGGAGGATGGTTTGCTGATAATTATTTAGGACAAAAGAACGCGATTTTACTAGGCTCTATCATCATAGCCTTAGGGCATTTGTCTATAGCTTTGTCCTATTTTGTTTCTTTCATGTTTTTTGTGGGTTTGATTTTAATCGTTATAGGAACAGGGCTTTTTAAACCTTGTGCCTCTGTTATAGTGGGTATGCTTTATAAACAAGATGATGTAAGAAGAGATTCCGGCTTTACTATCTTTTATATGGGCGTTAATATCGGAGCCTTTTTTGCCCCTTTGATTTGTGGTTTTTTGCAAGTTTCATATGGTTGGCATTTTGGTTTTGGTGCGGGAGGTTTGGGTATGCTTTTAGCGGTATTGATATTTTATTTTAAAACCATAGCCGACTTAAAAGAATACGACGATAAAATAGGCTTAGAACAAAGCTGGGATAAACCTCAAACAAAGAATAAAAACATTAAATTCATCTTTTTTAGCTCTCTTGCCTTTATCATTATTTTAATTCTCTTAGCTTATATTCTATCCAAATGTGGAGGGGCATTTGACTTAAATCCCGTCTCTTTATCTAAAAAAATGTTTTTTGTGATTTTAGCTTTTACGGGAATTTATTTTTTATATTTATTCTTTTTTAGCTCCTTAACCCCTTTAGAAAAAAAGAATTTAATCGTCTTTATGATTTTATTTTTTGCAGCAGCTTTCTTTTGGAGCACTTTTGAGCAACAACCAACTTCTTTTAATCTTTTCGCACTTGATTTTACAGATAGAAAGATTTTTGATTATGAAATTCCTGCCGTTTGGTTTCAATCTTTAAATCCTTTATTTATAATCATTTTTGCTCCTCTTGTTGCTTTGATTTGGATTTTTCTTGCGAAGCATAATTTAGAAATTTCTTCTATCACTAAATTTGCTTTAGGAGTTTTAGGAGCGGGTATATCTTTTATGATTATGATGTTTGCAGCAAAAAATGCTTTAGCAAATAATGAACATTCTGTGTCTATGCTGTGGATTATTTCAAGCATGTGGTTTTTGACTATGGGTGAGCTTTGTCTTTCTCCTGTGGGACTTTCTATTATGACAAAAATCGCTCCAAATTTAATCAAGAATCAAGTTATGGGGCTTTGGTTTGTAGCAACTGCTTTGGGCAATGTGATAGCTGGACTTATGGGAGGACATGTGGATATAAAACAAATCAATTCTTTACCAAATTTATTTGAGCAATGTATGTGGAGTTTATTTATATTAAGTATAATTTTATTTTTAATCAAAAAACCTATTCACAAAATGCTAAAAAAGGGATAA
- the era gene encoding GTPase Era, translating to MKSGFVSVIGRSNAGKSSLINSLLEEKIALVSHKQNATRRKIKAIVMHKNHQIIFTDTPGLHQSTKLFNQMLIQSAIQSIGDCDVILFIASVFDTLKDYKDFLSLNPKVPHIIILNKIDLSDDAILFKKLEEYSALSENFKAIIPYSCKKRIYKNILLDELVKHLPEHAYFFDPQFLTTSSQKELFKDFILEVLFENLSDELPYSSEVLISQFKETSELLILEASIITDTNSHKAMLIGKNGLTLKRIGKAARIKISKFAQKKTLLKLFVQVKKNWQKDEIFLKKLLNYEE from the coding sequence GTGAAATCAGGCTTTGTGAGCGTCATAGGCAGGAGTAATGCGGGAAAAAGCAGTTTGATTAATTCTTTACTTGAAGAAAAAATCGCTCTTGTTTCTCACAAACAAAATGCTACAAGACGCAAAATCAAAGCCATAGTTATGCATAAAAATCATCAAATCATCTTCACAGATACCCCCGGATTGCATCAAAGCACTAAACTTTTTAATCAAATGCTGATACAAAGTGCGATTCAATCCATAGGCGATTGTGATGTGATATTATTTATTGCAAGTGTTTTTGATACGCTTAAAGATTATAAAGATTTTTTAAGTTTAAATCCTAAGGTGCCCCATATTATCATTCTTAATAAGATTGATTTAAGTGATGATGCAATTTTGTTTAAAAAACTTGAAGAATATTCTGCATTGAGTGAAAATTTTAAAGCCATCATCCCGTATTCTTGTAAAAAAAGAATTTATAAAAACATACTTTTAGATGAGCTTGTGAAACACCTGCCCGAACACGCATACTTTTTTGACCCGCAATTTCTTACGACAAGCAGCCAAAAAGAGCTTTTTAAAGATTTTATTTTAGAAGTCCTTTTTGAAAATTTAAGTGATGAATTGCCTTATTCAAGTGAAGTTTTAATATCTCAATTCAAAGAAACAAGCGAACTTTTAATCCTAGAAGCTTCAATCATCACAGATACAAATTCGCATAAAGCAATGTTGATAGGAAAAAACGGGCTCACTCTTAAAAGGATAGGAAAAGCCGCGAGGATTAAAATCTCCAAATTCGCTCAAAAAAAAACACTTCTTAAACTCTTTGTGCAAGTAAAGAAAAATTGGCAAAAAGATGAAATTTTTTTAAAAAAACTTCTCAACTATGAAGAATAA